AGTGGAACGCATCCGGACGCTCTTTCCGGTTGTAAACCGACTGGTCTATCTGAACCATGCCGGTACCGGACCGTTGCCTTTACCGGTTATCCGGGAAATTGAGAGGTTCTGTAAAAAAGCGGCAGAACATGGGTCGGTGCCATATCAGGAGGCGGAAGGTGTTGTTGAGAAGACCCGGCGCCTGGTTGCGCGGTTAATGGGGGTAAAGCCGGCGGAGGTTGCCTTTGTAAAAAACACTTCAAGTGGAATTATCATTGCAATCGGTTCGATTCCCTGGGAGCGGGATGACAATATGATTATGATGAAGGACGGTTTTCCTTCAAACTCTTACCCGTATCATCTGCTATTACCAGAGGTTGAAAAACGGTTTGTTACCAGTGTCGAACTCACTGAGGGACCAGAGTGTGTGTTTCGTCTGGTTGATGAGCACACCCGGGCGATTGCTTTGGACTGGGTCCATTTTCTGTCAGGCGCTCGGTTTGATATTGAGGTGGTTAGCCGGTTTTGTCAGGAACGCGGGATATATTTTATTGTTGATGCGATTCAGGGTCTTGGTGCAATTGCTACTAATTTCGGTAAAATCGGCGCCGATTTTGTGGTTGCAGGTGGAGGAAAGTGGCTTTTAGCCCCTCAGGGTATTGGCGTGATGTATGTAAATTCCCGGGTTTTGCCCCGGCTTAAACCCTTTAATCTGGGCTGGCTTTCCTGTGAATGGCAGGAGTTCAACGACTGTTTTACCCCTCGACCATTAAAAAAGGGTGCTCGGCGATTTGAGGAGGGCACGAAGAATTACCTCGGTATTTACGGGCTCCAGGCGGCGTTAAAAATTCTACTTGGATTTGGTATTGACAATATCAACAGTCGGATAAACGGTTTAATTGAACTGCTGCGCGCGAGAATCACCACACTGGGTTTTGAGATTTTAACACCTGAGAATATAACCCAGCGAGCCGGGATTCTTGCCTTTCGGCGCAATGGGTCTAATATGGTTCAACTGCAGCAACAACTGGAGGAAAGGGGTTTTGTTGTTGCGGTGCGCGAAAACTGGTTAAGGGTATCTCCTCACTTTTACAATACCGAAGCCGAAATTGAACATTTCGTGGAGCAGGTTAAACTTATTAAATAATGCGTCGATTGCTATCATTGTTTCTAACCATTAATTTTCTCTTGCCTTCGGTTTGGGCAGATGCTGATAAGTCGGTTGATGTGATTGATGAAGGTGAGGGACAGTTTCGAATAGAAGTTCCGCTGAGTCCGGTTGACACCGGGCGGGGTGCGAAGGAATCACAGGGTCTGGAAGCTGATTGGTCTTTTGATGACGGTGGCGCGGGTATTGGTTATCTTAAAATAGCGATAGACACATTTCCGGCTGAGGTTTATCTTGATGGCAAGAAATTGGTGCTTAACGGTCCGGTGCAGGAGTTTTCTATCATACAGGGTAAACATTTTGTCAGCCTCTTTTCCCCGAAACAGGTTTACCTCGCATACCGGGATGAGACGCCCGAGGTGTTCTGGCAGAAGGTTGCGCCTGAAGGGCTGGGTACGGACCGTTTTGGGCTTATTGCCAGTTATGAGCGCGAGGCGGTGCGTACCGGAACAAGATGGGTTCGGGTGACGCCGGAAGAGACACTGGTGGTGAGTCTTTCGCCGATTGAAGCCCGGCGGGCTTATCGCCGGAACGCGACAACTGCGGCGATTACTTTCTTCAGCATCGCTACGGTAATTGCCGCCGCAATGTTCGGCAGTGCAGCATTACTGGCAGGAGAGTGAATATGTTGTCGGATATTGAGATTGCTCAGCAGATAAGACTTTTACCAATCTGGGAGATTGCCCGAGGGTTGGGGATTAACGATATGGATTTAATCCTGCCTTATGGCAATTTCAAGGCGAAACTCTCGGTCCGGTTGCTGGAACAAATTAAATCACAGCCTACCGGTAAACTGGTGCTTGTTACCGCAATTACACCAACTAAATTTGGTGAAGGAAAGACCACAGTGTCAATCGGGCTTTCAATGGCGTTTAATCGGTTGGGTAGAAAGTCAATAGTCGTGCTGCGCCAGCCTTCTCTGGGACCGGTCTTCGGAATTAAAGGCGGGGCAGCGGGTGGCGGTTATTCTCAGGTATTGCCGATGGAGGACATCAATTTACACTTTACCGGTGATATCCATGCGGTCACCGCGGCTCACAATTTGCTTTCGGCAATGCTGGACAACTCGCTCCATTTTGACAATCCACTTGGCATTGATGAGCGGGAGATATTCTTTCCCCGGACAATTGATATGAACGACCGGGTGATGCGTTCAATGGTTGTTGGCTTAGGAGGCAAGAGCAATGGACCGGCACGGGAGGACAGTTGTGTTATTACTGCAGCCTCGGAAGTTATGGCGATTCTTGGATTGGCACGCGACCGGGCTGATTTGAAAAAAAGGCTGACGCAGATTCTTGTGGCTTTGAGTTTCGACGACAAGCCGATTACCGCCGGTGACCTTGGCGCGACCGGCGCAATGGCGGCACTTTTGAAAGATGCGATTAAACCCAATCTGGTTCAGACAACGGAGAATACGCCGGCGCTGATTCATACCGGTCCTTTTGCCAATATTGCGCACGGTACCGCATCAATCATCGCGACCAATGCCGCGCTCCGGCTCTCCGAATTGACCGTGATTGAGGCCGGGTTTGGCTCAGACCTGGGTGCGGAAAAGTTTATTGACCTGGTGGCGCCGATTGGCGGATTCAAGGTTGACGGTTGTGTTCTGGTGGCAACATTACGCGCCTTGAAACATCAGGGTGGAGCGCCGGATGCCCGCAAGGGGTTGTTGCGCCACCTCTGGCTGGGTCTGGAAAATTTACGGCGCCACATTGAGAACTGCCGAACTCTTGGTATGGAACCGGTCGTAGCGGTTAATCGATTTGAAACCGATCCGTCCGACGAGTTAAAACTGATTGTCAAGTCTTGTGAGGAGTTAGGGGTCCGGGCGGTTATCTGTGCGCCGCACAGCGCCGGTGGCAAAGGTTGCGAGGAACTGGG
The nucleotide sequence above comes from candidate division WOR-3 bacterium. Encoded proteins:
- a CDS encoding aminotransferase class V-fold PLP-dependent enzyme, whose translation is MLNQKVERIRTLFPVVNRLVYLNHAGTGPLPLPVIREIERFCKKAAEHGSVPYQEAEGVVEKTRRLVARLMGVKPAEVAFVKNTSSGIIIAIGSIPWERDDNMIMMKDGFPSNSYPYHLLLPEVEKRFVTSVELTEGPECVFRLVDEHTRAIALDWVHFLSGARFDIEVVSRFCQERGIYFIVDAIQGLGAIATNFGKIGADFVVAGGGKWLLAPQGIGVMYVNSRVLPRLKPFNLGWLSCEWQEFNDCFTPRPLKKGARRFEEGTKNYLGIYGLQAALKILLGFGIDNINSRINGLIELLRARITTLGFEILTPENITQRAGILAFRRNGSNMVQLQQQLEERGFVVAVRENWLRVSPHFYNTEAEIEHFVEQVKLIK
- a CDS encoding formate--tetrahydrofolate ligase, with product MLSDIEIAQQIRLLPIWEIARGLGINDMDLILPYGNFKAKLSVRLLEQIKSQPTGKLVLVTAITPTKFGEGKTTVSIGLSMAFNRLGRKSIVVLRQPSLGPVFGIKGGAAGGGYSQVLPMEDINLHFTGDIHAVTAAHNLLSAMLDNSLHFDNPLGIDEREIFFPRTIDMNDRVMRSMVVGLGGKSNGPAREDSCVITAASEVMAILGLARDRADLKKRLTQILVALSFDDKPITAGDLGATGAMAALLKDAIKPNLVQTTENTPALIHTGPFANIAHGTASIIATNAALRLSELTVIEAGFGSDLGAEKFIDLVAPIGGFKVDGCVLVATLRALKHQGGAPDARKGLLRHLWLGLENLRRHIENCRTLGMEPVVAVNRFETDPSDELKLIVKSCEELGVRAVICAPHSAGGKGCEELGQAVLEQMAQKPGDNKPVYDTAMRVEDKIEAVARKIYGAERVVYTPRAERDIKRIYALGYDKLPICIAKTPLSLSDDPDCLGACSGFKITISAVHIRAGAGYLVPVAGEMELLPGLAKKPNALKIDIADDGRISGLS